The following are encoded in a window of Gossypium raimondii isolate GPD5lz chromosome 13, ASM2569854v1, whole genome shotgun sequence genomic DNA:
- the LOC105767287 gene encoding lipid phosphate phosphatase gamma: protein MTYTALKAVSLTHVRYQRGDQLGHVLAWVSLVPVFISLGGFVSHFIFRRELQSMFFALGLVISQFINEFIKKSVQQARPETCALLEMCDSHGWPSSHSQYMFFFAVYFTLLTCKGIGGIWNIRTKWAALFLPWSLAVLTMYSRVYLGYHTVAQVLAGASLGILLGGLWFWVVNSMLFCYFPLIEESSFGRFFYVKDTSHISDVLKFEYDNARAARNTMAARKAMASKSS, encoded by the coding sequence ATGACATATACTGCACTGAAAGCGGTAAGTTTAACTCATGTAAGGTATCAAAGAGGTGACCAACTAGGCCATGTCTTAGCCTGGGTTTCTTTAGTTCCCGTTTTCATTTCCCTTGGTGGCTTCGTTTCTCATTTCATCTTCCGTAGAGAGCTTCAAAGCATGTTCTTTGCATTAGGCCTAGTAATATCACAGTTCATCAATGAATTCATCAAAAAATCCGTTCAACAAGCCCGCCCTGAAACCTGTGCTCTTTTAGAAATGTGTGATTCTCACGGCTGGCCTTCAAGTCACTCTCAATACATGTTCTTTTTCGCTGTTTATTTCACCCTTTTGACATGTAAAGGGATCGGTGGGATTTGGAATATTAGAACCAAGTGGGCTGCTTTGTTTTTACCTTGGTCTTTGGCTGTCTTGACTATGTATTCTAGGGTTTATTTGGGTTACCATACGGTGGCCCAGGTTCTTGCTGGAGCTTCTTTGGGGATTTTGCTTGGTGGGCTCTGGTTTTGGGTGGTGAATTCTATGCTCTTCTGTTATTTCCCTTTGATTGAAGAGAGTTCCTTTGGGAGGTTTTTTTATGTTAAGGATACTTCTCACATATCAGATGTGTTGAAGTTTGAGTATGATAATGCAAGGGCTGCTAGGAATACTATGGCTGCCAGAAAAGCCATGGCTTCCAAGAGCAGTTGA